A single region of the Streptomyces sp. NBC_01803 genome encodes:
- a CDS encoding SDR family oxidoreductase: MPSPPHEPKTVLITGCGGGIGLATAMAAHRRGHRVFATMRDLGRRPAALDTGVETLALDVTDPESVRDCVESVLKATDGRVDALVNNAGTASAGFFEDTSDAEFRRVLDTNFHGALNVTRAVLPAMRARRAGRVILVSSVIALNAQATLSAYAASKWALEGWAEALAIELAPFGIETALVQPGAYRTAIFDSAPTFTQPDSPYSELFASTEARFREAIGQSARDPQEAGARIAALVDSRRPPFRTRLGPDARIGHLVAQLPARTRHRLLRRLIGFPARANPER; this comes from the coding sequence ATGCCATCGCCCCCCCATGAGCCCAAGACCGTACTGATCACCGGATGTGGCGGAGGAATCGGGCTCGCCACCGCCATGGCGGCCCACCGCCGCGGCCACCGGGTCTTCGCGACGATGCGCGACCTCGGCCGCCGTCCCGCCGCCCTGGACACCGGCGTCGAGACCCTCGCCCTGGACGTGACCGACCCGGAGTCGGTGCGGGACTGCGTCGAGTCCGTGCTGAAGGCCACCGACGGCCGCGTCGACGCCTTGGTGAACAACGCGGGCACCGCCTCCGCCGGCTTCTTCGAGGACACCTCGGACGCGGAGTTCCGGCGTGTGCTGGACACCAACTTCCACGGTGCCCTCAACGTCACCCGCGCCGTTCTCCCGGCCATGCGCGCCCGCCGGGCCGGCCGGGTCATCCTGGTCAGCAGCGTCATCGCGCTCAACGCCCAGGCGACGCTCTCGGCCTACGCCGCCTCCAAGTGGGCCCTTGAGGGCTGGGCCGAGGCCCTCGCCATCGAGCTCGCCCCCTTCGGCATCGAGACGGCCCTCGTCCAGCCCGGCGCCTACCGCACCGCCATCTTCGACAGCGCCCCGACCTTCACCCAGCCCGACAGCCCCTACTCCGAGCTCTTCGCCAGCACCGAGGCCCGCTTCCGCGAGGCCATCGGCCAGTCCGCGCGCGACCCCCAGGAGGCGGGCGCGCGCATCGCCGCCCTGGTGGACAGCCGCCGGCCCCCGTTCCGTACCCGGCTCGGCCCCGACGCCAGGATCGGCCATCTGGTGGCCCAACTCCCCGCCCGGACCCGCCATCGGCTCCTACGCCGCCTGATCGGCTTCCCCGCCCGGGCCAACCCCGAGCGCTGA
- a CDS encoding PH domain-containing protein has product MALFGNAHSIDPGSAQQDYARLLGQGEQVYAAYLLIRDTILFTDRRLILIDKQGITGKKVEYHSVPYRSITHFAVETAGTFDLDAELKIWISGTSAPIEKTFTKGVDIYEVQAILTQFVAR; this is encoded by the coding sequence GTGGCGTTGTTCGGGAACGCGCACAGCATCGATCCGGGTTCGGCGCAGCAGGATTACGCGCGGCTGCTGGGGCAGGGGGAGCAGGTGTACGCCGCGTATCTGCTGATACGCGACACCATCCTCTTCACCGACCGGCGGCTCATCCTCATCGACAAGCAGGGGATCACGGGCAAGAAGGTGGAGTACCACTCCGTCCCCTACCGGAGCATCACGCACTTCGCGGTGGAGACCGCCGGGACCTTCGATCTCGACGCCGAGCTCAAGATCTGGATCTCCGGCACCTCCGCCCCGATCGAGAAGACCTTCACCAAGGGGGTCGACATCTACGAGGTGCAGGCCATCCTGACGCAGTTCGTGGCGAGGTAG
- a CDS encoding LysR substrate-binding domain-containing protein, protein MTGSEAPPSFRLAYVPGVTPTKWVRIWNERLPEVPLALTQVSAAEASDVLRGGGADACFLRLPIDRTDLSVIPLYTETTVVVVPKDHVVAAVDEVSAEDLADDVVLHPLDDTLAWERRPGRPANERPATTADAVELVAAGVGLLVVPQSLARLHHRKDLTYRPVSDVPESRVALSWPEDETTDLVEQFIGIVRGRTVNSSRGRPTPPQPKGKRSGAGAGAGDARRTPAAGKSAGKSTGKSPRSGSGGSKSGRRGKPRRRS, encoded by the coding sequence GTGACAGGCTCGGAAGCACCCCCCTCGTTCCGGCTCGCGTACGTTCCGGGCGTGACGCCGACCAAGTGGGTGCGGATCTGGAACGAGCGGCTGCCCGAAGTCCCCCTGGCCCTTACCCAGGTGTCCGCCGCCGAGGCGTCCGACGTGTTGCGCGGTGGCGGTGCCGATGCGTGCTTCCTGCGGTTGCCGATCGACCGGACGGACCTCAGCGTGATCCCCCTCTACACCGAGACGACGGTGGTCGTGGTCCCGAAGGACCACGTGGTGGCGGCGGTCGATGAGGTGTCCGCCGAGGATCTCGCCGACGATGTCGTGCTGCATCCCCTCGACGACACCCTCGCATGGGAGCGTCGGCCGGGACGACCCGCGAACGAGCGCCCCGCCACGACGGCGGACGCCGTCGAACTGGTGGCGGCAGGAGTGGGACTGCTCGTCGTTCCGCAGTCACTCGCCCGCCTGCACCACCGCAAGGACCTCACGTATCGGCCGGTCTCGGACGTCCCCGAGTCGCGCGTCGCGCTGTCGTGGCCGGAGGACGAAACCACCGACTTGGTGGAGCAGTTCATCGGGATCGTCCGCGGGCGTACGGTCAACAGCTCACGGGGGCGCCCGACCCCACCCCAGCCGAAGGGCAAACGCTCCGGTGCCGGTGCTGGTGCCGGCGACGCACGGCGGACACCCGCGGCCGGCAAGTCGGCCGGCAAATCGACCGGCAAGAGCCCACGGAGCGGTTCCGGCGGCTCAAAAAGCGGCAGGCGCGGCAAGCCTCGCCGCCGGTCGTAG
- a CDS encoding PP2C family protein-serine/threonine phosphatase, translated as MTTPQIDYRTLFYATPTPYLVLGPDLVIIDVNQAYLVATGRTREDLIGQYIFEAFPENPGDPNTNGARNLNASLHRVLRSRKPDTMAVQKYDIPVADRPGVFEERWWSPINTPVLGPEGQVAWIIHRVADVTAFLLSQPTRSRGPLSERDAVEAELFARARELQRLNEELRQAHAREREVAVALQEAMLRSPDLARHPNIAVRYLPAAGSLNACGDWYDVVNLSDDIFTVAVGDVVGHGIGAAAVMGMLRSALSAAVRAVRKAGDALDVLGLYARSVEGALATTVVNAVINGRERSITYSSAGHLPAVLVHADGTHELLDQATDPPLGTRPTHLALPEATLRYSSGDVLALYTDGLVERRGEDIDVGLHRLTETLTSNSHLGIEQLADTLLARLGVGGGGDDDIALILVRL; from the coding sequence GTGACCACACCGCAGATCGATTACCGGACGCTGTTCTACGCCACCCCCACCCCCTACCTGGTGCTTGGACCCGACCTGGTGATCATCGATGTCAACCAGGCGTATCTCGTGGCGACCGGGCGCACCCGCGAGGACCTGATCGGCCAGTACATCTTCGAGGCGTTCCCCGAAAATCCAGGTGACCCCAACACCAATGGTGCGCGGAACCTGAACGCTTCCTTGCATCGGGTGCTCCGTTCGAGAAAGCCGGACACGATGGCGGTCCAGAAGTACGACATTCCCGTCGCTGACCGGCCCGGGGTGTTCGAGGAGCGATGGTGGTCCCCCATCAACACCCCCGTGCTGGGCCCGGAGGGGCAGGTCGCCTGGATCATCCACCGGGTGGCGGACGTCACCGCCTTCCTGCTGTCCCAGCCCACCCGCTCACGGGGACCACTCAGCGAACGCGATGCCGTGGAGGCCGAACTCTTCGCCCGAGCCCGCGAACTCCAGCGGCTCAACGAGGAACTGCGACAGGCCCACGCTCGCGAACGTGAGGTCGCCGTCGCCTTGCAAGAAGCCATGCTCCGTTCCCCTGACCTGGCACGGCACCCGAACATCGCCGTGCGCTACCTGCCCGCCGCCGGATCGCTCAACGCCTGCGGCGACTGGTACGACGTCGTCAACCTGTCCGACGACATTTTCACGGTCGCCGTCGGCGACGTCGTCGGCCACGGCATCGGGGCAGCCGCCGTCATGGGCATGCTCCGCAGCGCACTCTCCGCAGCCGTCCGCGCGGTCAGGAAGGCCGGCGACGCACTGGACGTCCTGGGCCTGTACGCACGTTCGGTGGAAGGCGCACTGGCCACCACGGTCGTCAACGCCGTCATCAACGGCCGCGAGCGCTCCATCACCTATAGCAGCGCAGGCCACCTCCCGGCCGTCCTGGTCCACGCAGACGGCACCCACGAACTGCTCGACCAGGCCACCGACCCGCCGCTGGGAACCCGCCCCACCCACCTTGCCCTCCCAGAGGCCACCCTGCGCTACTCCTCCGGGGATGTACTCGCCCTCTACACCGACGGGCTCGTCGAACGTCGCGGCGAAGACATCGATGTCGGTCTCCACCGTCTCACCGAGACGCTCACCAGCAACTCCCATCTCGGCATCGAACAGCTGGCCGACACTCTGCTCGCCCGTCTCGGCGTCGGTGGAGGCGGCGATGACGACATCGCCCTCATCCTCGTCCGCCTGTAA
- a CDS encoding DUF6232 family protein has protein sequence MTSADSAGQAWKTPSDAISAAESPPPPAAPPPPPVAPPQPPAGPPPTADPYPDVASAASTQPIIGVDLRVSKRLLWIGDAYYPLHNLARVYTLTIRPRRKDAVLLFLKRLLIIGAVTTFLSLLAAVIDESGGSFGSSDSNGSGGLSALVVIIAVAALIYSLVVMLQVLGAPAHFVLAVETSGPSTAVVTSQRPDQLRQLARQIADAIENPEADFAVRVNTITISPKHYYFGDSVNMYGGTGNVGMAS, from the coding sequence GTGACATCAGCAGACTCGGCGGGACAGGCATGGAAGACGCCTTCCGACGCCATATCGGCAGCCGAGAGCCCGCCGCCACCCGCCGCCCCGCCGCCACCACCCGTCGCCCCGCCGCAGCCACCGGCCGGTCCACCGCCCACCGCCGATCCGTACCCCGATGTGGCATCAGCGGCCTCGACACAGCCGATCATCGGAGTCGACCTGCGGGTCAGTAAACGGCTGCTCTGGATCGGAGACGCCTACTACCCGCTGCACAACCTCGCCCGGGTGTACACGCTCACCATCCGCCCCCGGCGTAAGGACGCCGTTCTGCTCTTCCTGAAGCGGCTGCTGATCATCGGGGCGGTGACGACATTCCTGAGTCTGCTCGCCGCCGTGATCGACGAGTCCGGCGGCAGCTTCGGAAGCAGCGACAGCAATGGCTCCGGCGGACTCTCCGCCCTCGTCGTGATCATCGCGGTCGCGGCGCTGATCTACTCCCTCGTGGTGATGCTGCAGGTGCTCGGCGCGCCCGCGCACTTCGTCCTGGCCGTCGAGACCTCCGGCCCCTCCACCGCCGTGGTGACCAGCCAGCGGCCGGACCAACTGCGGCAGCTGGCCCGCCAGATCGCCGACGCGATCGAGAACCCGGAGGCGGACTTCGCAGTGCGGGTGAACACCATCACGATCAGCCCCAAGCACTACTACTTCGGAGACAGCGTCAACATGTACGGCGGCACCGGCAATGTAGGGATGGCGAGCTGA
- a CDS encoding NAD-binding protein, with protein sequence MIVCGDDALAARLAGELHGVYRERVTLVVPAVRGPEAVPGRIRASALLGRISAAMARPGTAADPWSSGEVVLPIREVAASEPSDDVLRQAGAERASALALVYNDDETNVRGALAARRLNPRLRLVIRLYNRKLGQHLAELLDQAAAVGGAVLDVSTTVLSDADTAAPALAATAVAGTSKVVQAEGLLLRAVERPPPGSGELADPGLCTLALLSSTVNDPAGADGSDRSGSLAPILLPDDEAVAAATGRGTLVLRTVTYAGPRSARRLAGRGAPLGRFFSRRLRWAVLGVIVTVLALAVAAWWTTGDEPLHAMYVTLLDLFSIGDPAVGEPVSRQVLQLLSGLVGLALLPILVAGALEAFGAFRGSSALRRPPRGLSGHVVLLGLGKIGTRVLDRLRELGIPVVCVEGDPEARGISLARRLRVPVVLGDVTQEGVLEAAKIGRAHSLLAVTSSDTTNLEAALYARTVKPDLRVSLRLYDDDFATAVYRTLRAAHPAARTRSRSVSTLAAPAFAGAMMGRQILGAIPVERKVLLFARLDVAGHAQFEGRTVAEAARPGAWRVIALDTAEPGEGATGLVWNLHPGYVLGPDDQVVIAATRRGLAELLGRGPDPYRPGT encoded by the coding sequence ATGATTGTTTGCGGTGACGACGCGCTGGCCGCCCGGCTCGCCGGTGAGTTGCACGGGGTATACCGGGAGCGGGTGACACTCGTCGTGCCCGCCGTGCGCGGTCCCGAGGCGGTGCCGGGACGGATCCGGGCCTCCGCGCTGCTGGGGCGGATATCCGCCGCGATGGCCCGGCCCGGTACGGCTGCCGACCCCTGGTCCAGCGGTGAAGTCGTGCTTCCCATCCGGGAGGTGGCGGCGTCGGAGCCCTCCGATGACGTGCTGCGGCAGGCCGGTGCGGAGCGAGCCAGCGCTCTGGCCCTGGTCTACAACGACGACGAGACCAACGTCCGGGGCGCGTTGGCCGCCCGGCGGCTCAATCCCCGGCTGCGGCTGGTGATCCGGCTCTACAACCGGAAGCTGGGGCAGCACCTCGCCGAGCTGCTCGACCAAGCCGCCGCCGTCGGCGGCGCGGTGCTGGACGTCTCCACCACCGTGCTCTCCGACGCCGACACGGCGGCGCCCGCGCTGGCCGCCACCGCCGTCGCCGGGACCAGCAAGGTCGTGCAGGCGGAAGGACTGCTGCTGCGGGCCGTGGAACGTCCGCCGCCCGGCAGCGGGGAGCTCGCCGACCCGGGGCTGTGCACGCTGGCGTTGCTCTCCTCCACGGTCAACGACCCGGCGGGAGCCGATGGTTCGGACCGCAGCGGGTCGCTGGCACCGATCCTGCTGCCGGACGACGAGGCGGTGGCGGCGGCCACCGGGCGGGGCACGCTGGTGCTGCGGACCGTCACCTACGCCGGGCCGCGGTCGGCGCGGCGGCTGGCGGGGCGGGGCGCTCCGCTCGGGCGGTTCTTCTCGCGACGGCTGCGCTGGGCGGTGCTCGGGGTGATCGTCACCGTGCTGGCGCTGGCCGTGGCGGCGTGGTGGACCACGGGCGACGAACCGCTGCACGCCATGTACGTGACGCTGCTCGATCTGTTCTCCATCGGCGATCCGGCCGTCGGCGAGCCCGTCTCCCGGCAGGTGCTCCAACTGTTGTCCGGGCTGGTCGGGTTGGCGCTGCTGCCGATCCTGGTGGCGGGCGCGCTGGAGGCGTTCGGGGCGTTCCGCGGGTCGTCGGCGCTGCGCCGGCCGCCCCGGGGGCTGTCCGGCCATGTCGTGCTGCTCGGCCTCGGCAAGATCGGCACCCGGGTGCTGGACCGGCTGCGCGAGCTCGGCATCCCGGTGGTGTGCGTGGAGGGGGATCCGGAGGCGCGGGGCATTTCGCTGGCCCGGCGGCTGCGCGTGCCGGTGGTGCTGGGGGACGTGACGCAGGAGGGTGTGCTGGAGGCCGCCAAGATCGGCCGGGCGCACTCCCTGCTGGCGGTCACCAGCTCCGACACCACCAACCTGGAGGCCGCGCTGTACGCCCGCACCGTCAAGCCGGACCTGCGGGTGTCGCTGCGGCTGTACGACGACGACTTCGCGACCGCCGTCTACCGCACGCTGCGGGCCGCGCACCCGGCCGCCAGGACCCGCAGCCGCAGCGTGTCCACCCTCGCCGCCCCGGCGTTCGCCGGAGCGATGATGGGGCGTCAGATCCTCGGCGCCATACCGGTGGAACGCAAGGTGCTGCTCTTCGCCCGCCTGGATGTCGCCGGGCACGCGCAGTTCGAGGGCCGGACGGTCGCCGAGGCCGCCCGGCCGGGGGCGTGGCGCGTGATCGCGCTGGACACCGCCGAGCCGGGCGAGGGCGCCACCGGGCTGGTGTGGAACCTGCACCCCGGCTATGTGCTGGGTCCCGACGACCAGGTGGTCATCGCCGCCACCCGGCGTGGCCTGGCCGAGCTCCTTGGCCGGGGGCCGGACCCGTACCGGCCCGGGACGTG
- a CDS encoding DUF5997 family protein translates to MTSHDTTQTMKPATAAKKLGVYLQATPAEFQEGVVSRDELRALQAAPPEWLLELRRDGPHPRPVVAAKLGISIAGLARGGVTDALTTEQIDALKKDLPEWLRQERATQAEVRKEAARIKEKKEKNAARGDSPRRPRS, encoded by the coding sequence ATGACGTCGCACGACACCACCCAGACGATGAAGCCCGCGACCGCGGCGAAGAAGCTGGGTGTCTACCTCCAGGCCACCCCCGCCGAGTTCCAGGAGGGCGTCGTCTCGCGCGACGAGTTGCGCGCGCTGCAGGCCGCTCCGCCCGAGTGGCTGCTGGAACTGCGACGCGATGGCCCCCATCCCCGACCGGTGGTCGCGGCGAAGCTGGGCATCTCCATCGCGGGTCTCGCGCGTGGCGGAGTCACAGACGCTCTCACCACGGAGCAGATCGACGCGTTGAAGAAGGATCTTCCCGAGTGGCTGCGGCAGGAACGCGCCACCCAGGCCGAGGTCCGCAAAGAAGCGGCGCGCATCAAGGAGAAGAAGGAGAAGAACGCGGCACGAGGCGACAGCCCTCGCCGACCGCGTTCTTGA